Proteins encoded by one window of Planifilum fulgidum:
- a CDS encoding pyridoxal phosphate-dependent aminotransferase produces MKLSKRVQQLAPSTTLAITAKAKELKKQGRDVIGLGAGEPDFNTPEPILRAAEEAMRAGHTKYTPSGGIPELKQAIVEKFRRDNGLTYRPEQIVVTSGAKHALYNLFQVLIDPGDEVIIPAPYWVSYVEQVKLAGGTPVIIRGEEERSFKVTPEQLRGAITGRTRAFLINSPSNPTGMVYSREELEALGRVCLEHGLVIISDEIYEHLIYGDQAHVSIARLGPQFYEQTIVINGVSKTYSMTGWRIGYAAGNAEVIRAMTSLSSHSTSNPTSVAQYAALAALNGSQEPVREMKKAFKERRDYVVKRIRNIEGLRCLEPQGAFYAFVNVRDVVEASGRFRDVDEWAKALLEEELVAVVPGSGFGSPDHIRISYATSMNQLEKAMDRIERFVKKYR; encoded by the coding sequence GTGAAACTGTCCAAGCGGGTTCAGCAACTTGCGCCGTCAACCACTCTGGCCATCACGGCAAAGGCAAAAGAGTTGAAAAAACAGGGGCGCGATGTGATCGGACTCGGCGCCGGGGAGCCCGATTTCAACACGCCCGAACCGATTCTCCGGGCCGCCGAGGAGGCCATGCGCGCCGGTCATACCAAATACACGCCCTCCGGAGGCATTCCCGAGCTGAAGCAGGCGATCGTCGAGAAGTTCCGGCGGGACAACGGCCTGACCTATCGACCGGAACAGATCGTCGTGACCTCGGGGGCCAAACACGCCCTGTACAATCTGTTTCAGGTGCTCATCGATCCGGGAGACGAAGTGATCATTCCCGCCCCGTACTGGGTGAGCTATGTCGAGCAGGTGAAATTGGCCGGAGGGACGCCGGTCATCATCCGGGGGGAAGAAGAGCGATCCTTCAAGGTCACGCCGGAGCAGCTTCGCGGTGCGATCACCGGGCGCACCCGGGCTTTTCTCATCAACAGCCCGTCCAACCCCACCGGGATGGTTTACAGCCGGGAAGAACTGGAGGCTTTGGGCCGGGTTTGCCTGGAGCACGGACTGGTGATCATTTCCGATGAAATCTATGAACACCTGATTTACGGGGACCAGGCCCACGTCAGCATTGCCCGGTTGGGACCGCAATTTTATGAGCAAACCATCGTGATCAACGGGGTGTCCAAAACCTACTCCATGACCGGGTGGCGCATCGGCTATGCCGCGGGCAATGCCGAGGTGATCCGGGCCATGACCAGTTTGTCCAGCCATTCCACCTCCAATCCGACATCGGTGGCCCAGTACGCGGCCCTGGCGGCGCTCAACGGATCGCAGGAACCGGTCCGGGAGATGAAAAAAGCCTTCAAGGAGCGAAGGGATTACGTCGTAAAGCGGATCCGAAACATCGAGGGGCTGCGCTGTCTGGAGCCCCAGGGGGCTTTTTACGCCTTTGTCAACGTCCGGGATGTTGTCGAAGCATCGGGGCGGTTCCGGGATGTGGACGAATGGGCGAAGGCGCTGTTGGAGGAAGAGCTCGTCGCTGTGGTTCCCGGGTCCGGTTTTGGTTCCCCCGATCACATCCGCATTTCCTACGCCACCTCGATGAATCAGCTGGAAAAGGCGATGGATCGGATCGAGCGGTTTGTGAAAAAGTATCGGTAA
- the ehuB gene encoding ectoine/hydroxyectoine ABC transporter substrate-binding protein EhuB: MKLSIRFALVSLLVAVAAGCGALDPGGGSSLEKAREEGVIKVGFANEKPYAYRTEDGEVTGEAVEIARHVFKQMGIEKIEPILTDFGQLIPGLKAKRFDAITAGMYITPERCREVAFAHPEYRIGEALAVKKGNPKNLRSYEDIANNPDVTVAVMQGAIEKQYLKQVGVKEQQIKSVQDQPAALAMLKTGRVDAITMTGPSLREVLEAEGDDGVETVEDFRQPVIDGESIVGYGATAFRKDDRDLLEAYNRELQRMKESGKLLEILQRFNFSEENLPGEKTAEELCRG; this comes from the coding sequence TTGAAGCTTTCCATTCGGTTCGCCTTGGTCTCCCTCTTGGTCGCAGTCGCCGCCGGGTGCGGCGCCCTGGACCCGGGAGGAGGCTCTTCCCTGGAAAAGGCCAGGGAAGAGGGGGTGATCAAGGTCGGCTTTGCCAATGAAAAACCTTATGCGTACCGGACAGAGGACGGCGAGGTCACCGGCGAGGCGGTGGAGATCGCCCGCCATGTGTTCAAGCAGATGGGCATCGAAAAGATCGAGCCGATCCTCACGGATTTCGGACAGCTGATTCCGGGACTGAAGGCGAAACGGTTCGACGCCATCACCGCCGGCATGTATATCACCCCGGAACGGTGCCGGGAAGTGGCCTTTGCCCATCCGGAGTATCGGATCGGCGAGGCGCTGGCGGTGAAGAAAGGAAATCCAAAGAATCTTCGCAGTTATGAGGATATTGCGAATAATCCAGATGTCACCGTGGCCGTGATGCAGGGAGCCATTGAGAAGCAATATTTGAAGCAGGTGGGTGTAAAGGAACAGCAGATCAAAAGCGTGCAGGATCAGCCCGCCGCCTTGGCCATGCTGAAGACGGGACGGGTGGATGCCATCACCATGACCGGTCCCTCGCTCCGGGAAGTGCTGGAGGCCGAGGGGGATGACGGAGTCGAAACGGTGGAGGATTTCCGGCAACCGGTGATTGACGGCGAGAGCATCGTGGGATACGGTGCGACCGCCTTCCGGAAGGATGACAGGGATTTGCTAGAGGCTTACAACCGGGAGCTTCAAAGGATGAAGGAGAGCGGCAAACTGCTGGAGATCCTTCAGCGATTCAACTTCTCCGAAGAGAATTTGCCCGGAGAAAAAACCGCCGAGGAACTCTGCCGGGGCTGA
- the ehuC gene encoding ectoine/hydroxyectoine ABC transporter permease subunit EhuC has product MVAIDVWFQVLPSLVQGMVVTLQVLCYSAILAFIFSFLAGFARLSRWRPLRWAAGAVVEFFRGTSLLVQLYWLYFALPVLAGIHLPSDLVGILAFTFNYGSYGSEVVRSAILAVPRGQHEAGIALNMTPAQRMRSIILPQAFRIMLPSFGNLLIEMLKGTALLSLIFIPEMTNNIIQMRNTVGHTPQLLGLLLVGYFVIGYLLTRIMRRVESRFGAGRTAV; this is encoded by the coding sequence GTGGTAGCCATCGACGTTTGGTTTCAGGTATTGCCTTCCCTCGTTCAAGGGATGGTCGTCACTCTGCAAGTGCTGTGCTATTCCGCGATTCTGGCCTTCATTTTTTCCTTTTTGGCCGGCTTCGCCCGCCTGTCCCGGTGGCGCCCCCTGCGTTGGGCGGCCGGTGCCGTGGTGGAGTTTTTCCGCGGGACTTCGCTGCTCGTCCAGTTGTACTGGCTGTATTTCGCCCTGCCGGTGCTGGCGGGAATCCATCTTCCCTCGGATCTCGTCGGGATTTTGGCCTTCACCTTCAACTACGGCTCCTACGGTTCGGAGGTGGTCCGGAGCGCCATCCTGGCCGTTCCCCGGGGGCAGCACGAAGCGGGGATCGCCCTCAATATGACCCCCGCCCAGCGGATGCGGAGCATTATCCTGCCCCAGGCCTTCCGGATCATGCTGCCTTCCTTCGGCAATCTCCTGATCGAGATGCTGAAGGGAACCGCGCTGCTGTCGCTCATTTTCATCCCCGAGATGACCAACAACATCATCCAGATGCGGAACACCGTGGGACACACGCCGCAGCTGCTCGGCCTGTTGCTGGTCGGCTACTTCGTCATCGGCTATCTCCTTACGCGGATCATGCGCCGGGTGGAAAGCCGGTTCGGCGCGGGAAGGACGGCGGTCTGA
- the ehuD gene encoding ectoine/hydroxyectoine ABC transporter permease subunit EhuD: protein MWDWDYTLREVLPKLLGVLHVTIGATVAGFLLALVLGLIFALVRRSKNRILAGLAGGAVEFIRLTPLLVQLYFIYFVMPEIGLTLSAFAAGALGLGIHYAAYVSEVYRAGIESVSKGQWEAATALNFSKRQMWQSIILPQAIRPIVPVLGNYLIVMFKETPYLSAIGLMEMVGAAKEIGAETFRYMEPMTLVGIFFLILSYAASLLVKRAERKMDLNRLGERTKSAPEG, encoded by the coding sequence GTGTGGGATTGGGATTACACCTTGCGGGAAGTGCTCCCGAAGCTGCTCGGCGTCCTACACGTGACGATCGGAGCGACGGTGGCGGGGTTTCTTTTGGCCCTGGTGCTGGGACTGATTTTCGCCTTGGTGCGCCGCTCCAAAAACCGGATCCTCGCGGGCCTTGCCGGCGGCGCCGTGGAGTTTATTCGGCTCACGCCCCTTCTGGTGCAGCTGTATTTCATCTACTTCGTGATGCCGGAAATCGGCCTCACCCTGAGCGCCTTTGCGGCGGGGGCGTTGGGGCTGGGAATCCACTACGCCGCCTATGTTTCGGAAGTGTACCGGGCCGGGATCGAATCGGTGAGCAAGGGGCAGTGGGAAGCGGCGACGGCCCTCAATTTCTCCAAGAGGCAGATGTGGCAGAGCATCATTCTTCCTCAGGCGATCCGCCCCATCGTTCCCGTCCTGGGCAACTACCTGATTGTCATGTTCAAGGAGACGCCCTACCTTTCCGCCATCGGCCTGATGGAGATGGTGGGCGCCGCCAAGGAGATCGGCGCCGAAACCTTCCGGTACATGGAACCGATGACGCTGGTGGGAATCTTCTTCCTGATTCTCAGTTATGCGGCCTCCCTGCTCGTGAAACGGGCGGAGCGGAAGATGGATCTGAACCGGTTGGGAGAGCGGACGAAGTCCGCCCCGGAAGGATGA
- the ehuA gene encoding ectoine/hydroxyectoine ABC transporter ATP-binding protein EhuA has product MPPSRKAEPIVKYRGINKYFGDHHVLKDIDFDLYPGERVAIIGPSGSGKTTMARVLMTLERPDSGTIEVGGRHLWHKEVDGKLVPADEKHLHEVRGDIGMVFQHFNLFPHMTILRNCTEAPIKVLGLSREEAEARAKRMLEKVGMLDKIDQYPASLSGGQQQRVAIARALVMRPKVMLFDEPTSALDPETVGEVLEVIKEIAREGEMAMMLITHEMSFAREVADRVVFFDEGRIVEQGPPSKIFGNPESDRLRDFLKRFNMMLNGGD; this is encoded by the coding sequence ATGCCGCCTTCCCGAAAGGCGGAACCGATCGTCAAGTACCGGGGGATCAACAAGTACTTCGGCGACCACCACGTGCTCAAGGACATCGATTTTGACCTGTATCCCGGGGAGCGGGTGGCGATCATCGGCCCCAGCGGCTCCGGAAAAACCACCATGGCCCGGGTGCTGATGACCCTGGAGCGGCCGGATTCGGGCACCATCGAAGTGGGCGGACGCCATCTCTGGCACAAGGAGGTGGACGGCAAACTCGTCCCCGCCGATGAGAAGCACCTGCACGAGGTGCGGGGAGACATCGGGATGGTGTTTCAGCATTTCAACCTGTTTCCCCACATGACCATCCTGCGCAACTGCACCGAAGCCCCGATCAAGGTGCTGGGACTTTCCCGGGAAGAGGCGGAGGCGCGGGCGAAGCGCATGCTGGAGAAGGTGGGAATGCTGGACAAGATCGATCAGTATCCGGCCAGTCTGTCGGGAGGGCAGCAGCAGCGGGTGGCCATCGCCCGGGCGCTGGTGATGCGGCCCAAGGTGATGCTGTTTGACGAGCCCACCTCCGCCCTGGACCCGGAGACCGTGGGGGAGGTGCTCGAGGTGATCAAGGAGATCGCCCGGGAAGGCGAGATGGCGATGATGCTGATCACCCACGAGATGAGCTTCGCCCGGGAGGTGGCGGACCGGGTCGTCTTCTTCGACGAGGGGCGGATCGTGGAACAGGGACCGCCGTCGAAGATCTTCGGCAACCCGGAAAGCGACC